In one Solanum lycopersicum chromosome 11, SLM_r2.1 genomic region, the following are encoded:
- the LOC138339675 gene encoding LOW QUALITY PROTEIN: uncharacterized protein (The sequence of the model RefSeq protein was modified relative to this genomic sequence to represent the inferred CDS: deleted 1 base in 1 codon), with translation MCSYCKKHQETKFQTLTMVELKVLDMLEDACDSLLESIVTEQNLGS, from the exons ATGTGTTCCTACTGTAAGAAGCATCAGGAAACT AAGTTCCAGACCCTTACTATGGTGGAGCTCAAG GTACTAGATATGCTTGAAGATGCTTGTGATTCACTGTTGGAAAGCATTGTGACAGAACAAAATTTAGGTTCATAG